The Flavobacterium praedii genome window below encodes:
- a CDS encoding DUF262 domain-containing protein — translation MKPGKYTIKELFVNREVEQIVIPEIQRDYVWKKEQVEGLMNSLLSDYVKFDTEIINVTADNEEIKNLFINYYKKQQYASNIGFIYAYNDAEYKGKYFLIDGQQRVTTVYLLLLNLFIATDDKADFEKKYFKDSQLKIDFKVRESSHDFFKNFIRFCLDNDFEETIDFNADFNKKLTTQYWYYSEYANDKTIQSIINNYVVINNFVQTKSLNSKNFLNYILDYVDCWYFDTNISEQGEELYIYMNARGEQIQNNENIKADLLGALKEVDVELVFNREDYEGEKSVDGIKKYWGKKWEDWQDFFWVNKGTNDNADNGFNEFLKCIAGLEQYLVKIENPKAEFSSIYELIKLPILEKHINNFEWIIKNKLSFSNNYTYSAWIDKGITEFWDLFNYKTTDWFIDYGDDKKAIELNRMAFIWPIFYYLNKKENNKDIEEAFRVIRLFYVRLNNNIRAVKSVKGLIEYIVRNGVWDNNKLELQELISIQPLDDEEESKNVKTFLKEEIQKHTFLRNQSADEIRQIEEIIWEIEDHPINLEGKNLKNQNITHLVDFNQPLEINDLMLINTKFHELFPINTNEKKGYKDFKSLQSALLHFGEFKHRVSPYYLENYDYKNWGRIVRNIDGNAFELFFNYFKNSALKIKEILKNKEKEFCNNNITLVKQISSLNEQLIIYALILDINIWQNGGHIAIRHWDNQDGLFLNSKDIFNLQSNFISRNTKLWELAPEEIKNKIIETTTASELYNNILKDE, via the coding sequence ATGAAACCAGGAAAATATACTATAAAAGAGTTATTTGTCAATCGTGAGGTAGAACAAATTGTTATTCCCGAAATTCAGCGAGATTATGTTTGGAAAAAAGAACAGGTTGAAGGATTGATGAATTCATTATTGAGTGATTATGTAAAGTTTGATACTGAAATAATTAATGTTACTGCGGATAACGAAGAAATCAAAAACCTATTCATTAATTACTATAAAAAACAACAATACGCCTCTAATATTGGGTTTATTTATGCCTATAATGATGCTGAGTACAAAGGGAAATATTTTTTAATTGATGGACAACAAAGAGTAACAACTGTCTATCTTTTATTGTTGAATTTATTTATTGCAACAGATGATAAGGCAGATTTCGAAAAAAAATATTTTAAGGATAGTCAGCTAAAAATTGACTTTAAGGTTAGAGAAAGTTCACACGATTTCTTTAAAAATTTCATTCGTTTTTGTTTAGATAATGATTTTGAGGAAACAATTGATTTTAATGCCGATTTCAACAAAAAATTAACTACTCAATATTGGTATTACAGTGAGTACGCTAATGATAAAACTATACAATCCATAATCAATAATTATGTTGTAATAAATAACTTCGTTCAAACCAAAAGCCTAAACTCAAAAAACTTTTTAAACTACATACTGGACTATGTGGATTGTTGGTATTTCGATACTAATATCAGCGAACAAGGAGAAGAATTATACATTTATATGAATGCTCGTGGTGAGCAAATTCAGAATAACGAAAACATAAAAGCCGATTTATTAGGAGCATTAAAAGAAGTAGATGTTGAATTAGTTTTTAATAGAGAAGATTATGAAGGCGAAAAGAGTGTTGACGGAATAAAAAAATATTGGGGTAAAAAATGGGAAGATTGGCAAGACTTTTTTTGGGTCAATAAAGGAACCAATGATAATGCTGATAATGGGTTTAATGAATTTTTAAAATGTATTGCAGGCTTAGAGCAATATCTTGTAAAAATTGAAAATCCAAAAGCGGAATTCTCCAGTATTTACGAATTGATTAAGTTGCCAATACTAGAAAAACATATTAATAATTTCGAATGGATTATTAAAAATAAACTAAGCTTTTCAAATAACTACACCTATTCAGCTTGGATAGATAAAGGAATTACCGAATTTTGGGATTTATTTAATTATAAAACAACAGATTGGTTTATAGACTATGGAGATGATAAAAAAGCGATAGAACTAAACAGAATGGCTTTTATTTGGCCAATATTTTACTATTTAAATAAGAAAGAAAACAATAAAGATATTGAAGAAGCCTTTAGAGTAATAAGATTGTTTTATGTTAGATTAAACAATAACATCAGAGCAGTAAAAAGTGTAAAAGGATTAATAGAATACATAGTTCGAAATGGAGTTTGGGACAACAACAAATTAGAATTACAAGAATTGATTTCTATTCAGCCATTAGATGACGAGGAGGAATCAAAAAATGTCAAGACATTTTTAAAAGAAGAAATACAAAAACATACTTTTTTAAGAAATCAATCAGCAGATGAAATAAGACAAATTGAAGAAATAATTTGGGAAATTGAAGACCATCCTATCAACTTGGAAGGGAAAAACCTCAAGAATCAAAATATTACACATTTAGTTGACTTTAATCAACCTCTAGAGATAAATGATTTGATGTTGATAAATACAAAATTTCACGAATTGTTTCCAATTAACACTAATGAGAAAAAAGGATACAAAGATTTCAAATCATTACAGTCAGCTTTATTACATTTTGGAGAATTTAAACACAGAGTAAGTCCTTATTATTTAGAGAACTACGATTATAAGAACTGGGGAAGAATAGTTAGAAATATAGATGGTAATGCCTTTGAATTATTTTTTAATTATTTCAAAAATAGTGCTTTAAAAATCAAAGAGATTTTAAAAAATAAGGAAAAAGAATTTTGTAATAACAACATTACTTTAGTAAAACAGATAAGCTCATTAAATGAGCAACTAATAATATATGCTTTAATTCTGGACATTAATATTTGGCAAAACGGAGGTCATATAGCTATTAGGCATTGGGATAATCAAGATGGCTTATTTCTAAACTCTAAAGATATTTTTAATTTGCAAAGTAACTTCATCAGTAGAAATACTAAACTGTGGGAATTAGCACCTGAAGAAATTAAAAATAAAATAATAGAAACGACAACGGCATCAGAACTATACAATAACATTTTGAAAGATGAGTAA
- a CDS encoding DUF262 domain-containing protein has translation MKELVFSIKNIFSTDPSEGCLGQYDAGKYHIPAYQRGYKWASKKPTDAIQILMTDLWEAFVSAKNSSRKEYYMQYITVKKINKEKHLEVIDGQQRLTSFSILLSVIALILKSQKNIAKGKLDYAIREDFFKNYIYDNGKLEIFLAANWHNETGISINGNNINKQDIFYLHSAAQYIHTFLEPEQIQTELDEFNKFILNYVKIIVNEIEPHIDSERVFRNLNSNKVGLTEAELIKGLLLTKAARTTSEQVKQKHYREILEIRTALGRQWDEITTWVNDKKVKHFFFSNDNKSIDEKSFNKTISKEFQNTKDPITHQKALLLLLLSMTFHKDTDIKDNQYLLFNYFHKETKNNDASFQLLLKLKEIYSILKDWYQKDSVFNLMGYLFFEEGSRLNKISFVSKNLYLSKEELLANLINERNKLLLSDLNLLKYGSEYNIDIHRVLLALSVFETVKEKTEIRFDYYNFRKNNKWSLEHIFPQSPEGMWRGKVQILSEEEKSDILKMIGEDYENIEEVKRVLLLPERTDDEKEVYYKALQKTWVNNLGNMSLLALPDNSSNGCAMFKLKRDNVNEMIQSGSFVPKHTFEIFNKINVNSDSIIKWTNDDAIKHFKYIENVITKLRTNN, from the coding sequence ATGAAAGAATTAGTTTTTAGTATAAAAAATATTTTCAGTACCGATCCCAGCGAAGGGTGTTTGGGGCAATATGATGCTGGAAAGTACCATATTCCTGCATACCAGCGAGGTTACAAATGGGCATCTAAAAAACCTACCGATGCCATCCAAATCCTTATGACCGATTTATGGGAAGCCTTCGTTAGTGCAAAAAACAGCAGCCGTAAAGAGTATTATATGCAATACATTACGGTAAAAAAGATAAATAAAGAAAAACATTTAGAAGTAATAGATGGACAACAACGACTTACCTCTTTTTCTATTTTACTTTCAGTTATTGCTTTAATTTTAAAAAGCCAAAAAAATATTGCCAAAGGAAAATTAGATTATGCCATCCGAGAAGATTTCTTCAAGAATTATATCTACGACAACGGCAAACTAGAAATATTCTTGGCTGCCAATTGGCATAATGAAACCGGTATTAGCATCAATGGAAATAACATTAATAAGCAAGATATTTTTTACCTACACAGTGCCGCACAATATATTCATACTTTTTTAGAACCAGAACAAATTCAAACAGAATTAGATGAATTCAATAAATTTATTCTCAACTATGTAAAAATCATTGTCAACGAAATAGAACCACACATTGACAGTGAACGCGTTTTTAGAAACCTAAACAGCAACAAAGTAGGACTTACAGAAGCAGAACTGATCAAAGGCTTATTGCTTACCAAAGCGGCACGCACAACCTCAGAACAAGTAAAGCAAAAACATTATAGAGAAATACTTGAAATAAGAACCGCTCTAGGAAGACAATGGGATGAAATAACAACCTGGGTTAATGATAAAAAAGTAAAGCACTTTTTCTTTTCAAATGACAATAAATCCATTGACGAAAAAAGCTTTAACAAAACCATTAGCAAAGAATTTCAAAACACAAAAGATCCAATAACGCATCAAAAAGCATTGTTATTACTATTACTTTCTATGACATTTCATAAGGACACTGACATAAAAGACAATCAATATCTTTTGTTCAATTATTTTCATAAAGAAACCAAAAATAATGATGCCAGTTTTCAACTATTACTGAAATTAAAAGAAATTTATTCAATACTAAAAGATTGGTACCAAAAGGATTCTGTTTTTAACTTAATGGGGTATCTCTTTTTTGAGGAAGGAAGCCGATTAAATAAAATCAGTTTTGTTAGCAAAAACCTCTATTTATCTAAAGAAGAACTATTGGCTAACTTAATAAATGAAAGAAATAAACTTCTACTATCAGATTTAAACCTACTTAAATATGGCAGTGAATACAATATTGACATTCATAGGGTTTTATTAGCATTGAGCGTTTTTGAAACTGTCAAAGAAAAAACTGAAATACGGTTTGATTATTACAATTTTAGAAAAAATAACAAATGGTCACTTGAGCATATTTTCCCTCAAAGTCCGGAAGGAATGTGGCGTGGTAAAGTTCAAATACTATCTGAAGAAGAAAAATCAGATATACTAAAAATGATTGGGGAAGACTATGAAAATATTGAGGAAGTAAAACGAGTATTGCTTTTACCTGAAAGAACCGATGATGAAAAGGAAGTGTATTACAAAGCTTTGCAAAAAACCTGGGTAAATAATTTAGGAAATATGAGTTTATTGGCACTTCCAGACAACAGTTCTAATGGATGTGCTATGTTTAAATTAAAAAGAGATAATGTCAATGAAATGATTCAAAGTGGCAGCTTTGTTCCTAAACATACATTTGAAATATTTAATAAAATTAATGTCAATTCAGATAGCATAATTAAATGGACCAATGACGATGCAATAAAACATTTTAAGTACATAGAAAATGTAATTACCAAACTCAGAACAAATAACTAA
- a CDS encoding restriction endonuclease subunit S, producing the protein MRKREKLKLTNISLIAEMPIGWEIKKVKHVLYEISNKSESGLEDLLSLSQYTGVELKRDKKKNENDNLTNASSLIGYKIVKINQLVNNIMLAWNGSMAISNYEGIISPAYCIYEFRKDYNPKFFEYLFKTETYKAEFKRKSTGIIESRLRLYSDKFYNIHCVVPSLEEQNKIVEFIEFKQKQIQNLIKYTNVIFGKTNPKTGLLKEYINTLIFNLVTGKIDVRDYEIPELNFEANELEKFNYLNEEEEELDKVEEDSEGMEIE; encoded by the coding sequence ATGAGAAAAAGAGAAAAATTAAAATTAACAAACATTTCTTTAATAGCGGAAATGCCTATAGGATGGGAAATAAAGAAAGTAAAACATGTTCTATATGAAATTTCTAATAAATCAGAATCTGGATTAGAAGATTTGTTATCACTTTCACAATATACTGGTGTTGAGCTTAAAAGAGATAAGAAGAAAAATGAAAATGATAATTTAACAAATGCATCTTCTTTAATAGGATATAAAATTGTTAAGATTAATCAATTAGTTAATAATATTATGTTGGCATGGAATGGTTCAATGGCAATTTCTAATTATGAGGGAATTATTAGTCCTGCTTATTGCATTTATGAATTTAGAAAAGATTATAATCCCAAATTTTTCGAGTATCTTTTTAAAACAGAAACTTATAAAGCAGAATTTAAAAGAAAATCAACTGGTATTATTGAAAGTAGGTTGCGTTTGTATTCTGATAAGTTTTACAATATACATTGTGTTGTACCTTCTTTAGAAGAACAAAATAAAATAGTTGAGTTCATTGAATTTAAACAAAAACAAATTCAAAATTTAATAAAGTATACTAATGTCATTTTTGGTAAAACGAATCCAAAAACTGGATTACTTAAAGAATATATTAATACCTTAATTTTTAATCTTGTTACAGGTAAAATAGATGTTAGAGATTATGAAATACCTGAGTTAAATTTCGAAGCTAATGAATTGGAAAAATTTAATTATTTAAATGAAGAAGAAGAAGAACTAGATAAGGTAGAAGAAGATAGTGAGGGAATGGAAATAGAGTAA
- a CDS encoding type I restriction-modification system subunit M → MSLNTQSLQPIINFIWTVADDVLINKFLENQYQDVILPMTVLRRLDLALEPSKDKVQKTFDDFKDKIDNLSGLLTSEQHGSGLAFYNTSKYTMKKLLADPKNIDDNFLDYLNGFSENVQDIITKFKFRNQLETFESTNITFSLIEKFCSPKVELSPDKISPMAMGYMFEDLIRRFNEKTNAAAGRHFTPREIIELMTHLVYLPVKDKIQQGTFLVYDPCAGSGAMLTQSKLFATNPEGEIKSKASFHLYGQENTGEMYATCKSDMLLKGEDPDKIKFGSTLSEYGFDPDLKFNFMLTNPPYGTSWKQDIDNLNVSSTKKVEINDKRFNLPIKNFKGDLETTCLTSRSNDGQLMFMLHMLSKMKDPKDGGSRIASVHNGSALFTGDAGSSESGIRQYILENDLLEAVIALPLDIFYNTGQPTYILILSNNKDKFRENKVQLIKGDSFYNKMTKALGNKKSELTKDHIDSIVNMYLNNEINEFSQIFSNKEFGYYSLKVKHSNKDFDEDVEFKDVEFIPLINEIDKYCKEEILKYTPNAKPDLKSIKIGYSINFLEYFHNEDSYRNLNEIIEDIEILEAKSNGLLNALLK, encoded by the coding sequence ATGAGCCTAAATACACAAAGCTTACAACCCATTATCAACTTCATTTGGACCGTTGCCGATGATGTTTTAATTAATAAGTTTCTCGAAAACCAATACCAAGATGTAATCTTACCCATGACCGTTTTACGTCGTTTGGATTTGGCTTTAGAACCATCAAAAGACAAAGTGCAAAAAACCTTTGACGATTTCAAAGATAAAATAGACAACCTTTCGGGTTTATTAACCAGTGAGCAACACGGTTCAGGTCTAGCATTTTACAATACTTCCAAATACACCATGAAGAAGTTGTTGGCTGACCCAAAAAATATTGATGACAATTTTCTGGATTATCTAAACGGATTTTCAGAAAATGTCCAAGACATTATTACAAAATTCAAGTTTAGAAATCAGCTGGAAACCTTTGAGAGTACAAACATCACATTTTCATTGATTGAAAAGTTTTGCAGTCCTAAAGTAGAATTAAGCCCGGATAAAATTTCGCCTATGGCAATGGGTTATATGTTCGAGGATTTGATTAGACGTTTCAACGAAAAAACAAATGCAGCTGCTGGACGACACTTCACACCAAGAGAAATCATTGAGTTAATGACACACTTGGTATATCTTCCGGTAAAAGATAAAATACAACAAGGCACATTTTTGGTGTATGATCCTTGTGCAGGTTCAGGTGCCATGCTAACGCAATCAAAATTATTCGCCACAAATCCAGAAGGGGAAATAAAATCAAAGGCTTCTTTTCACTTATACGGTCAAGAAAACACTGGTGAAATGTACGCTACTTGTAAATCAGATATGTTGTTGAAAGGAGAAGACCCTGATAAAATAAAGTTTGGTTCTACGTTAAGTGAATATGGTTTTGATCCTGATTTAAAATTCAATTTCATGCTTACTAATCCCCCTTATGGCACTAGTTGGAAGCAGGACATTGATAATTTAAATGTAAGTAGCACCAAGAAAGTAGAAATTAACGACAAACGATTTAATTTACCTATTAAAAATTTTAAAGGAGATTTAGAAACCACTTGCTTAACTTCTCGTAGTAATGATGGACAATTAATGTTCATGCTACACATGTTGTCTAAAATGAAAGATCCTAAGGATGGTGGTAGTCGCATAGCATCAGTTCATAACGGTTCGGCTTTGTTTACTGGTGATGCGGGTTCAAGTGAAAGTGGCATTAGACAATATATTCTTGAAAATGATTTACTCGAAGCTGTTATTGCATTACCATTAGATATTTTCTATAACACTGGACAACCAACTTACATTTTGATACTTTCTAATAATAAAGATAAGTTTAGGGAAAATAAAGTACAATTAATAAAAGGTGATTCGTTTTATAATAAAATGACTAAAGCTTTAGGGAACAAAAAAAGTGAACTTACAAAAGATCATATTGATTCAATTGTTAATATGTATTTGAATAATGAAATTAATGAGTTTTCTCAAATATTTTCAAATAAAGAGTTCGGTTATTATTCATTAAAAGTTAAACATTCTAATAAAGATTTTGATGAAGATGTGGAATTTAAAGATGTGGAATTTATCCCATTGATTAATGAGATTGATAAATACTGTAAAGAAGAAATCCTTAAATATACTCCAAATGCAAAACCTGATTTAAAGTCCATTAAAATTGGTTATTCAATAAATTTTTTAGAATATTTTCATAACGAAGATAGTTATAGGAATCTAAATGAAATAATTGAAGACATAGAAATATTAGAAGCAAAAAGTAATGGTTTATTAAATGCTTTATTAAAATGA